The Fusobacterium pseudoperiodonticum DNA window AAGATTTTCTTTATTGATTTTAGCTTTTATTTCTTCTGCTGCCATATGTGCAATCTCTTTACCCTTAGCTAGATCATCTTCAATTACAACCCTTATTTGCTTTCCATCATGTGAATAGGCTCCAATAAATTTAATTTTATCTCCATCTACTTGAGAATAGCAACCCATAGGAGTGTGACAACCACCATCAAAAATTTTAGAAAATTCTCTTTCTATTTCAACTATTTTAGCAATATCCTCATTATGTATAGATTTTAAAATTCCTTTTATTTCTTCATCATTTTCTCTACATTGGATATATAAAACTCCTTGTGCAGGTGCAGGAGGAAAAGCTTCTCCACTTAAATACTCAGTAATCTTATCAGCCATACCTGTTCTTTTAAGACCTGCTGCAGCAAGTATAATTGCATCATAATCTTCTGTTTCTAATTTCTTAAGTCTTGTATGTATATTTCCTCTTAAATGCTTTATCTCAAAATCAGGTCTTATAGCCTTTAAGTTCATAACTCTTCTAAGTGAACTTGTTCCAATCTTAGCACCTTGAGGTAAAGTTACTAAAAAACCATTCTTAGATATTAATACATCTCTTGCATCTTCTCTATCAGGAATTGCTCCACAAATTAAGCCCTTAGGAGAAACTGCAGGCATATCTTTCATAGAGTGCACAGCTATATCTATCTGTCCATCTAATAATTCTTGCTCAATTTCCTTAGTAAAAAAGCTTTTTAAAGAAGCATTACTATTTTCCCAATTTGATTTTAAGTCCTTATCTCCACTTGTTACTATTTCTTTAATTTCAAAAGTTAAATCTGGATAATTAGCTTCTAAGCTACTTTTAACAAGATTTGCTTGAGCTAAAGCTAATATACTTCCTCTACTTCCTATTACAACATGTCTTTTCATTTGTATTCCTTTCTATTATAAAGCGTTCTCTTTATAATAATCCAATGATTTTAGCAGTTTTTCCATTTGTTCATCAATTAAATATGAATAATCTTCTAAAAGTTTATCTCTATTCATAGAATGCTCATTATAGACTTTCCAAATATCATCCAGATTGCATATCTCTATATTTTTAAAATTTGCAAGTCTTTCATCAACATCTCTAGGAACAGCTAAATCAATAAAAAGATAATCTTTATCCTCTCTCATTTTAGGTACAAATTTATCATATTCAACAACTATATGAGGTGCTGAAGTAGCAGATATGATAACGTCAGCTTCGAACATCTCCTTATATTTTTCCTTGTAATCAATGATATTTACCATTTCAAACTTCTTTTTTATTTGTTCAGCCTTATGATATGTTCTATTAGTAATGTATATATTTTTCAATTGTTCCTTTGATAATAGTGTTAGAATATCTTGAGCTAATTCACCTATTCCTAAGATAAATATATTTTTATCTTCTATATTAGGAAATTTATTTTTAATAAATTTTAAAGATATAGCTTCCAATGAGAGTGCATTATGTGCTATCATACTCTTAGTTCTAAATTTCTTTCCTAGCTCTATTGCTTTATTAAAGATAATATTTAAAAATTTTGAACTATGCTCATTTTCAAGTGCTTCAGAGTGAGATGACTTTACTTGAGCTAAAATTTGATCTTCTCCCTTTATAACTGAATAGAACCCACAACTAACTTTAAATAGGTATTCAATAGCTTCTATTCCAGTTTTTACTAGCATTTCCACTGAAAATAGCTTTTTAATCTCATCAACACTTATACTTGAATTTAGTTCTATATAGAATTCTGTTCTAAGGCAAGTTGATAAATTGATAAAGGCATTTATTTTTTTTTCTTTATACAGTTTTTCAATAATGTATTTTGGTCTAGTTCTCATAAATTCTTCTCTTTCAAGTAAAGATAAGTTTTCATGAGAAACTCCAATTACAACAATTTTATCTAGATCTAGCATTTTATTATTTTCCTTTCAATTCCTTAAATAACAGTTTAAAAATTTCTTTTTATATTATATAATATTTTTGAGATAATTTTAAGTAGAAAATAAGCTTAGCAAAATAAAATTAATATTAATTTAGAAATTAATATTTTAATTGATTTTTTTTATTAATGTTGTAATATATGTATTATATTTTATTAAAATGTAAGAAAAAAATAACAGGAGGGGTTTTTATGTATTTATCAAATTTAAATGAAAAACAAAAATATTTATTTTTGGAGTTTGCTTATTGCTTAGCAGTATCTGATGGAAATTATAGTGTCGAGGAACAAAATCTTATGAATGCCTATTGTAATGAAATGTTAATAACATTTGATTCAACTAAAATCATAGATAAATTACCTGAAAAAATTATAGAAAAAATAAATTTAGAATGTAATGAGCATGAAAAAAAAATTTTTATTTTTGAAGCATTAGGACTAGTTCTTTCAGATTTAGATTATACAGAATCTGAAAAACAAATTATAAACAGTGCATTGATGAAATTCGGATTGAAAGACGAATTTAGAAATGAATGCGAAAATATAATTAGGGAGTATATGCATCTACAAAATAGATTAAATAGTTTAATTTTTTAAAAAATAGAAATATACACAGAGGGGGATATAAATGTTTAAATTTTTAAAATCAATTTTTTCTAATGAAGAAAATAAAGATGAAGAGACCCAAAAAAAGGATAAGGATTTAATTAAAACAACAACTGGTTTTTCAATGGCAGATTCTATATATGATAGTACTACTGAGGCAGGAAAAACTTTCTACAAAAGTGAGATATACAATAGAGAAAACTATGATAGTACCTATAAAGCAGACTATAAAAAAAATATTTTTCAAAATAATGAAGAAGTTAGAGACTCTTATACAGGAAAAATTCTTGTTTCTAATGAAGAATTAGCCAAAGAGCTTTATGAAGATGATTGGGCAAAACATTCAGCAGAAACAGACCACATTGTTCCTTTAAAAAAAATTCATGCTGAGCACAAAAAAGATAAATGGATAAAAGAAGATGATATAAAAGATATTGCAAATAAAGATAAAAATTATGAAATAATTTCAAAATCAACAAATACTGCAAAGGGTCCAAAAACCAATGAAGAATTTGTAAATTCTGTTGATGAAAAACATGGTATTAGTGATGAAAATAAAAAGTTGGCAATAGAAAGAGGAGATGAAGCTAATACTTATATTGAAGATTCTTTTAAAAAAAGAAGTATTAAAAATATGTTGGAAACAGGTCATACAGCAGGGAAAAATACAATGGTAAATGCTGGAGTTACAACCATGACAACTTCAGGAACAATGAATTTAATTGCTTATATAAAAGGTGATATTTCAGGAACAGAAGCTTTAAAAAATACAGCTAACGATACAATAAAATCTGGAGCTACTGGTTATGCTTTAGGAAATTCTTTAACACTAGTCTCTCACACTTTATCTGATTCTTCATCAAAATTTATACAGGCTTTAGTAAAATCAAATGTTCCAGGAAAGGTTATTACTGCTGTGATGACAACGGGGAATACGTTAAAACGCTATGCTAACAATGAAATTTCAACTCAAGAGTGTATTATGGAAATAGGAGAAAAAGGAATTAATTGTATGTCAGTTGGTTATGCAATGGCTGCAGGGCAGACTTTAATTCCGATACCAGTTATAGGAGCTGCAATTGGAGCTTTAATTGGTTCTGTAGTTGTTGGTAAGTATTCTAATGGTATTAAAGAAAACTTAAAAATAAGGGAATTAGAACATCAAAAACGCTTAGAACTAATAGCAGAATATGAAAAAACAGAAAAGCAAGCAAAACAATTTAAGGAGGAATTAGATGCATATTTAAAGTCTTATTTTAAAGAATATCAAGATTGCTTTGATGAAGCACTTTTTGAAATAAAATATGCTTTTCAGAATGGGGATGCTGATAGCATAATAAAAGGTGCTAATAAAATTACTGAAAAATTAGGTGGGGAAGTTAAGTACAATAATATTAAAGAATTTAAAGATTTTTTAATGGATGATTCTATTGATACATTTTAATTATAAGGGGGAGTAACTATGCCAATACCATTTATATTAGCAGGTGCTGCAGCACTTGCAGGAGGAGTAGGACATTATAAAGCTAAAAAAATGAACGAAGAAGCTGAAAGAAAGATGGAAGCTGCAAAAGATTTATTTAATAGCACAAAAAATAGACTTTTTAGTAGTCAAAAATCTATGGAAAATACTTTAATATCTCTAGGAGAAAATAAAAAAATAGTGTTAGACACATCCATGGAACAATTTATTAGTTCATACAGTAAAATTAAAAATGTAAATTTACAAATAAATCAAAATCTTTATGAAATACCAAATTATACTATTAATCATGATGAAATGAGACAATTAAGAGAAATATCAACAACTTTAAATAAAATGCCAATAGCAACAGGTGCTGCAACAGGTGCAGTTATAGGACTTGCTGCAAGTGGAGCATTACCAATTGTTGGGACTTTAGCAGGTATGGCAGGAACTAGTATTTTAGCTGGTGAATTTGCATTAGCTGGAAGTTTAGCAAGTTCAGCATTATCTTTTGGGGCAGCCTTGACTCCTATATCAGTTGTAGCTGCACCCGTTGTACTTTTTACCGGAATTTCCTCAGCAATGAAAGCCGATGAAAATTTGGAAAAGGCAAGAGTTGCTTATGCTGAAGCTAGTTCCAAATCTGCCGAAATGGAAGTATCTATAACACTGTGCAATGCTATTTCAGATAAATCAAAAATGTTTAATGATTTACTAAATGAATTAAATAAATTATTCTCAAGTTGTACTCCTTTATTAGCTGGATTAGTAAAAAAGCATACAGGAATTTTTAAAGGAAATATGGTCTCTGCTGATAAACTTACTGAAGGAGAAATTAAACTAATTGCTGTTACACGTGCATTAGCTGGTGCTATAAAAGCTGTAATTGATACACCTATGTTAACTGAAAAAGGTAATATATCACCAGATTTTGAAACTACATATAACAAAATAGAGAAAGATTTAATAACTTTTAATAATCAGGTTAAAGAAGTAGAAAATTCTAATTTGAATATTAAACCAAGAGCTTTACCTAAAATAAAAGTGGAAAAAACTAAAGAAACTTCTCTTTCATTTAATTTTTCTGATACTGGAAAAAATTGGTTTGGATTACTCATAGCTTCAGTATTAGCTTATTTTACTTATTTAAAAGGAATTAGTTATTTTAAAACTGTTGTTTATAATGAAAAAGGAATAGGAATAATTTTAGGAGTATTAGTTTTTTCATTTGTATCATTAATATTTATCAATAATAATACAAATTCTTTATTATTTAAAGCTATAAAAAATATCAACTATTTTATACTCTCAGCAACAGCTACTTTATTATTTTTTTTATCATTGCCTATAGTAGATACAAATTATTTTTGGGTAAAAGGTTTTGTAGTATTTTTTATACTTGCTGGAATTTTAGGACAAATAGGAGCTTCAACTAAAAAAATTGGAAGTATTAGACAATTGTTTCAAACAATTTTAGCTTATTTTGTTGCTGCAGCATTTTTATTATTAGTATTTAAAGGTTTTATAACTTGGACTAATTTTTCTATAAAAACTGTAGCTTATGTAATAACAGGATTTTATGGATTACTATCTTTAGGAATTGCTTATGGAGAAGGTTTTGAAAATTAAGATATAGGAGGGTATATGAAAATAAAATTATTTAAACTAACTTTTTCACTCTTTCTTTTATTTTTTACAATTTCTTGCAAACCTGTTTCTGAATTTTTAGAACCTATAAATTATATTGAAGAAATTAAAAAGAAAGAAGTTATTTCACCTAATTACAATAATAATACAGAAACAAACTTAGAAACATTAATTTATGATTTTTTTAAAAATTATTATGACGATATCACAAAGAGTGATATTGTTTGGGAAGAAAAAGCTGAAATGGATAATGGGAAATTGATAAGAGCTAGTTATAAAGGTGCATATGTTGATATAAAAGCTATAAAAGATAATAAAATTATTAATATTGAAGTTGATAAACTTGAATTTAAAGACATATATGGGAATAAGTATAATATAACAAATTTACCCATAAAAAAATTAAAAGAGAATAGTACTGTTGAACCCCCTGTTACTATCCCTCCAATTAAAGAAGAAACAAAAGTAGAAGAGATTAAAGAATCTCCTACAAATTCTAAAGAAAATTATACTTATGGTGAAGTTATAGATGGTAGATATAAAGGAACAGATTTTATACAAGCTGTAAAAAATGCTAATAGCATAGAAACCTATGAAGATTTAAAAGAAAAATTTTATTTATTAATGGAAGATATGTATGTAACTAAAGATAAAATAACTTATTATTATCTTTATGATATAGTTTCAAAATTAGCTGAAAAAGCAAATACAAATATTCCTGTTAGAGATGATCTTAGAGTGGAAGGC harbors:
- the hemA gene encoding glutamyl-tRNA reductase, which translates into the protein MLDLDKIVVIGVSHENLSLLEREEFMRTRPKYIIEKLYKEKKINAFINLSTCLRTEFYIELNSSISVDEIKKLFSVEMLVKTGIEAIEYLFKVSCGFYSVIKGEDQILAQVKSSHSEALENEHSSKFLNIIFNKAIELGKKFRTKSMIAHNALSLEAISLKFIKNKFPNIEDKNIFILGIGELAQDILTLLSKEQLKNIYITNRTYHKAEQIKKKFEMVNIIDYKEKYKEMFEADVIISATSAPHIVVEYDKFVPKMREDKDYLFIDLAVPRDVDERLANFKNIEICNLDDIWKVYNEHSMNRDKLLEDYSYLIDEQMEKLLKSLDYYKENAL
- the hemC gene encoding hydroxymethylbilane synthase → MKRHVVIGSRGSILALAQANLVKSSLEANYPDLTFEIKEIVTSGDKDLKSNWENSNASLKSFFTKEIEQELLDGQIDIAVHSMKDMPAVSPKGLICGAIPDREDARDVLISKNGFLVTLPQGAKIGTSSLRRVMNLKAIRPDFEIKHLRGNIHTRLKKLETEDYDAIILAAAGLKRTGMADKITEYLSGEAFPPAPAQGVLYIQCRENDEEIKGILKSIHNEDIAKIVEIEREFSKIFDGGCHTPMGCYSQVDGDKIKFIGAYSHDGKQIRVVIEDDLAKGKEIAHMAAEEIKAKINKENL